Below is a genomic region from Brassica oleracea var. oleracea cultivar TO1000 chromosome C9, BOL, whole genome shotgun sequence.
GAGCACAATGGAAACATTATTGTTGTTAGAAAGTGACTGAAGCATCTGAAGCAACTCTTCAAACCATCTTGCATCACTACCTTTGGGTTTATTACATTCCAACCCTACCACCAACGTCTCAAGTCTTTTTACGTTTCTCATCACCATTTCCATGAACGAAGCCATGAGTTTCCACGTTCCATCCTTACAACTCATCACACTACCAAACTCAAGTAAGGTAGGAAATATCTCATATTTTGATCTCCAGCATTCATCCGGATTCAAACTTTCTGAATCCATATATCTGTCCAGATCCCTGTCCTGTAGGGGATAAAAAAAGTTATCACAAAAGCATACAACACTTGTGATTGTACAAAAATATTAATTTTATATTGATTAATCCCAAAATAAGTTAAAGACATTGTTCTTGCTTTCTTGGCACGTTCCTAGTCAGTTATAGTAGTTTGCATTGTCTTATTAATAAAAAGAGGTTTAGGAGAAAAAAAATACCGGTATGCCGAACAAGCGTGTCGCGTGTGCTATTAGCTTTTCTAGCTCAGGTGAATTTTGTAATAACCTTGCTAAACCAGGAATAACAGATCTTGTAAACCTTGTTTCAACAGTCAAAGTTTCAACCTTGAATGTTGGGAAAGGAACACCACGGAGCTCGACGAGAGATAGAATCTAGATAGCAAAAAAGAAAACGATGAAAAGGGTCATGATGAGCTAATGAAACATAAATCTCTACATTGCAAGAACTTACGCATATGGGTTTAAACGTTTTTAAACAGTGAACCCCTTAATAATTTAAACATCAAACAAACACTGACTCTACGCTATAGAAAGCTTTAGCTCTACTCAATTATAACTAGAGAGTGCAATAAGAATGGTAAGGAAATATACCTGGAGAACGGTTCCGGTAAAAGTAAGCCTCTTAACGTTTTGTAATTTGGCAAGCAATTTTAGCACCATGGTTTGAAGAAAATTAAGATTCAAAGGAGGGCTGTAATTGTCCACGACAATGTGAATTCTAGCTTCGGCCAGCGAAGAAACATCCACTAAAGTACATGGTCCGTCATTAAAGCTTTCCAAACTCAAATAATGGAGGTGTGGCGCTACAATCTCGGTTGGCTCTTTGCGCAAGTAAATCACCAGTCTCCTCAAACTACGTGATTTACTCAGATCAAGACGCTGAGGTCCTCTACAATAGTCCAATTCCAAGGTTTCAAGAACTGGAGAGCCAGAGAGAATATTAGGAATAGATTCATCATTGAGATTACATTCACCCAATGTCAGATTCCTTAGGGATTTCCAAGACACTACTGCTATCATATCAAAATTCCGAATGCAGAGCTGCGTTAAGGAGGAACTGAGAAAGAAGATCTTTTCTAAAACGTGATCATTAGGAAGACCATCCAAGACAAGAGACAGCTTCTCCACATTGCGGGAGAGAACAAACTCGATCCAGCTATTAATCTCGTGTTCACGGATATTTCGTGACATACTAAGATGAAAACTCGTGACTTTAGGTGATCTGTAGGAACGTATGGTTTGGTTTATATCTCGAGCCGTCAGCTGTCGCCTATGTCCATGTATGTAGGAACAATCAAAGTCGAGAAAAGGTGTGTGGCACCATATATGCCTCCATCCTCTGGACAAGGCAGAAGTTCTAATCGCGAACTGAGTTGGAATAAACGAGAGAATGTGGTGGAGGATCTCTTGTGGCATCGAACTGATGATATCAACAGTACCATCCACTGAAGAATCCATTGCACGGTTGATTTTGTGGTACCTAGGGTTTCTATGACGTTTTCATCGTAGCTGCCGTCTCAATTGGCTTTTCATCGTAGGGTTTATTTGCTTGGTTACAGTAAACTTAAGAAAACTAGTTGCATAGCGCGGGGTCGGCTACATTATAGGTGTATTGTATAGTTTTGTTTACGGGATTTTATTGTTTTTTGTCTATAATGTGATTGATGGGACTTTGGATATTACATAAGTTGATGAGTTTGATATAAGAATGAACGATGAAGTCATATGTTGATATTTTTATATCTTATATGTTCAAAGTTGAGGGTGATGGAACTTGTTAGTGTTTACTTAGGTAGTTGTTTGTATATAAATCAAATAGTGCATGGAAAAAGATAATAAATTTAGATTTAAAATGTTAGGGTTTCAAAATAACTGGGCCTTGAATCTGTGGTTTAGTCTAATACTGAAAAANNNNNNNNNNNNNNNNNNNNNNNNNNNNNNNNNNNNNNNNNNNNNNNNNNNNNNNNNNNNNNNNNNNNNNNNNNNNNNNNNNNNNNNNNNNNNNNNNNNNNNNNNNNNNNNNNNNNNNNNNNNNNNNNNNNNNNNNNNNNNNNNNNNNNNNNNNNNNNNNNNNNNNNNNNNNNNNNNNNNNNNNNNNNNNNNNNNNNNNNNNNNNNNNNNNNNNNNNNNNNNNNNNNNNNNNNNNNNNNNNNNNNNNNNNNNNNNNNNNNNNNNNNNNNNNNNNNNNNNNNNNNNNNNNNNNNNNNNNNNNNNNNNNNNNNNNNNNNNNNNNNNNNNNNNNNNNNNNNNNNNNNNNNNNNNNNNNNNNNNNNNNNNNNNNNNNNNNNNNNNNNNNNNNNNNNNNNNNNNNNNNNNNNNNNNNNNNNNNNNNNNNNNNNNNNNNNNNNNNNNNNNNNNNNNNNNNNNNNNNNNNNNNNNNNNNNNNNNNNNNNNNNNNNNNNNNNNNNNNNNNNNNNNNNNNNNNNNNNNNNNNNNNNNNNNNNNNNNNNNNNNNNNNNNNNNNNNNNNNNNNNNNNNNNNNNNNNNNNNNNNNNNNNNNNNNNNNNNNNNNNNNNNNNNNNNNNNNNNNNNNNNNNNNNNNNNNNNNNNNNNNNNNNNNNNNNNNNNNNNNNNNNNNNNNNNNNNNNNNNNNNNNNNNNNNNNNNNNNNNNNNNNNNNNNNNNNNNNNNNNNNNNNNNNNNNNNNNNNNNNNNNNNNNNNNNNNNNNNNNNNNNNNNNNNNNNNNNNNNNNNNNNNNNNNNNNNNNNNNNNNNNNNNNNNNNNNNNNNNNNNNNNNNNNNNNNNNNNNNNNNNNNNNNNNNNNNNNNNNNNNNNNNNNNNNNNNNNNNNNNNNNNNNNNNNNNNNNNNNNNNNNNNNNNNNNNNNNNNNNNNNNNNNNNNNNNNNNNNNNNNNNNNNNNNNNNNNNNNNNNNNNNNNNNNNNNNNNNNNNNNNNNNNNNNNNNNNNNNNNNNNNNNNNNNNNNNNNNNNNNNNNNNNNNNNNNNNNNNNNNNNNNNNNNNNNNNNNNNNNNNNNNNNNNNNNNNNNNNNNNNNNNNNNNNNNNNNNNNNNNNNNNNNNNNNNNNNNNNNNNNNNNNNNNNNNNNNNNNNNNNNNNNNNNNNNNNNNNNNNNNNNNNNNNNNNNNNNNNNNNNNNNNNNNNNNNNNNNNNNNNNNNNNNNNNNNNNNNNNNNNNNNNNNNNNNNNNNNNNNNNNNNNNNNNNNNNNNNNNNNNNNNNNNNNNNNNNNNNNNNNNNNNNNNNNNNNNNNNNNNNNNNNNNNNNNNNNNNNNNNNNNNNNNNNNNNNNNNNNNNNNNNNNNNNNNNNNNNNNNNNNNNNNNNNNNNNNNNNNNNNNNNNNNNNNNNNNNNNNNNNNNNNNNNNNNNNNNNNNNNNNNNNNNNNNNNNNNNNNNNNNNNNNNNNNNNNNNNNNNNNNNNNNNNNNNNNNNNNNNNNNNNNNNNNNNNNNNNNNNNNNNNNNNNNNNNNNNNNNNNNNNNNNNNNNNNNNNNNNNNNNNNNNNNNNNNNNNNNNNNNNNNNNNNNNNNNNNNNNNNNNNNNNNNNGGAATGGGAGGTGGTGTTGTGTAAGGGGTCTCATCATCAACGGTTTGAAGTGGTGTAACCCCTTGGAAAGTTGGTGATGAGATGTTCTCCATCAGATTGTCTTCATCGTCAGCAAAGCTCGGGATTAGATAGCTGAACGGTGTAGCTTCGATTGGAGTAGACTCATCCATTGCAAAAGTAAGTCCTGCATTAAGGAAAAAATAATAATGATCTTTTTTTTTTTTTTTGACAACATCAACTAAAAAACTAACTAGAAACTCCAACCGGTATAGCAAGCCAAACCGGTGGGATTGAATCAGTTTCTCATAACTTTTATATTTAACTTATATTAAAAAAAACTT
It encodes:
- the LOC106315375 gene encoding putative F-box/LRR-repeat protein At3g28410 is translated as MDSSVDGTVDIISSMPQEILHHILSFIPTQFAIRTSALSRGWRHIWCHTPFLDFDCSYIHGHRRQLTARDINQTIRSYRSPKVTSFHLSMSRNIREHEINSWIEFVLSRNVEKLSLVLDGLPNDHVLEKIFFLSSSLTQLCIRNFDMIAVVSWKSLRNLTLGECNLNDESIPNILSGSPVLETLELDYCRGPQRLDLSKSRSLRRLVIYLRKEPTEIVAPHLHYLSLESFNDGPCTLVDVSSLAEARIHIVVDNYSPPLNLNFLQTMVLKLLAKLQNVKRLTFTGTVLQILSLVELRGVPFPTFKVETLTVETRFTRSVIPGLARLLQNSPELEKLIAHATRLFGIPDRDLDRYMDSESLNPDECWRSKYEIFPTLLEFGSVMSCKDGTWKLMASFMEMVMRNVKRLETLVVGLECNKPKGSDARWFEELLQMLQSLSNNNNVSIVLKR